The sequence ATTGAGACAGGCCGAGGACAATGGGAGTCTGGCCAGCATCAGCGCTGTGATGTGTGGATGCTTGCTTGGCGTGGGTTGCACAGAGAATCTCAGCATTGAGGGGATTGGGTCTTTGTCCTTGGGAGAGTTTTCTAGTTCAGGCcctaatgaatgaaaatgaatgaatgaatgacctccCTTTCCGTAAGGCCTGGTATTGGAAAGGGCTGCCCTAGGCATGGAGAAAGGGGCCTTCCAGGGTTCTTTATGGCACCCTGCTTTTGAAGTTGGGTCTTGACAGTCCTGAGGTGTTGAATTTAGTGAAAATTGGCCTGGGAGAAAGATCACTGGGGGCAGGCTCAGGAATGTGCAACCCAGGGAGGTGAGTCCTGGCCCAGATGCAGCCCCCATGGACTGGTCTGGCCTGGTCTGGGTCTGGTTTTTGGCTTTGATGACCACGCCCTGCCCCACCCTACCTGATGAATTGGTAGGCTCCCAATGCAGGTATGTGGAGGGTTTGAACTCCAAACAGTCTCTGCTGACTGTAAACACTTGTGAGGTGGGGACTTGGGGGGCTCTGCTCTCTGGGAGGCCTCCCTCTCCctgagcctgcctgcctgccagtcaCGAGCTGCTGAGTGAGTCCTGTCCTTTCTATCATGTGCCAGTAAGAGGTCATTTGTGGTGGGAGAAGTCTGaacttccccttcccttctagcCAGTGCCTTGCTCTTTCCACATCTTCAGGGCTGACTGCTTCCCAGAACCTCCCAGCAGGCTGCCGTGCCTCCTTACCCCAGCCTTTTCTGTGCTTGGCCTCCAGGGATTCTGCTTTACCTGGGCTCCTTGGGGTGCTACTTGTGGCTGTCATTGATTCAACAAGTCTTgattgagctcctactatgtgccagccgcTTGGAGACATAAGTGAATAAAACATAATGCCTGCCACCTGGAATTCTGGCTGTCACTGTTTGCCCCTGAAGCTGAGTTTGCCTGTTAAGCCCTTTATCTGTATCCGACTCCTACTCTCCCTCTGATTACCAGgtgcctctcttttccttctagaACTTTCTTTGTActttctttcccccctccccccatgtatttttattaatttcagagaagaagggagagggagagagagaaacatcaatgatgagagagaatcattgatcggctgcctcctgcacgccccctactggagaatGAGCCCACAACgtgagtatgtgcccttgaccagaattgaacctaggacccttcagtccgcaggctgacacgatccactgagccaaatcagccagggcttaCTTGGTACTTTGAATGGAACCTGACCAGCAGAGCTCCGAAAGTTACTGAGAACGGGATAGCACTGATCCAGGGCTTTTTTTGCTGGTCCCAAGCTCCTGGGTTTTGAGACCATTCATTCCTGTTGTTCTAAATGCAGCTTCACTCCTTCTTTCCCTACATGGGGCTAATTGtggtttacttcttttttaaaaaaatatatttttattgattttagagaggaagggagagggatagagagaaacatcaatgatgagaatcattgatcagctgcctcctgcacgccccctactggggattgagcctgcaacccaggcatatgcccttggctggaatcaaacctgggacccttcagtctgtaggccaacgctctatccactgagccaaactggctagggctgtggttgacttcttatttcatttctcctttaacacatttcagtggtcggcaaactgtggctcgcaagccacatgcggctctttggccccttgagtgtggctcttccacaaaataccacggcctgggcgagtctattttgaagaagtggggttagaagaagttgaggtttaaaaaatttggctctcaaaagaaatttctatcgttgtactgttgctatttggctctgttgacgaatgagtttgccgaccactgcgttaagtgcccagtcagtcaccggtgactaacactatactttccgtctggaagacaaaacaggctgggcgcttaacgtgttaaataTGTCTTTCTCCAAGGCTTGTCTTCATCTACCTCCTTGTGCCTATGTGAACAAACCCCTCAGTTCTCGGGCCTCAGGTGTCGCTGCCTGGCCGACTCCAAACTCtgtccccagctcctggcctAGATATTCCCTGGCCTGCCTGGTGCTTTGCTGATTGGTCTTCTTAAACTCAGGCCTCCCCAATCTCCATCTCCCACTTcagcttcctcttttttttttaacttgtgacCAAAAAAAGTCCTGTTGATTCTTCATCATGTCTTCCATGAAGCTGTCAGTTGTTCCTTTTCCATAATTTTTGTGACTTCCTCCCTGCTGGTAGACACCCTGTGTTTGGTGCTGTGTTCTTGGAACTGCCATCTGATCGCAGTCTCCCTGTCTCCTATTGGATCTGGAGCCCCATCAGGCTTGGCCTTCAGAACTATCCAGGGCTTTCTCAGACACCTGCTGCTCCCCAGCCAGACTGCTCTTCTCTCCTGATGGTCATTCCTGTTTCTTCCCTTTGTTCTTGTTGCCATCCCCAGCTACATGATCTCCCTGCTGCCCTCTGAGCAGGGCCCAGCTCACTTCCTGCCTCTCGCAGTATTCCAATGCCTGTGATGCTGAGTTCCCTGAAACGATCTCCCACTAAGTGCCATGGCAGCCTGTGCTTTCACCCTTGAGCCGTGGCACTGGCCCCTTGCACACGTGTGACAGAGCCTGACGTGCTGGGCCTCCATTAGGAGCCCAAAGGATGCACTGCAACCAGGAGAATTCCAGGAAAGGCTTCATGAAGACAGAggccctgggccccaggctgAAGCCGCTCAATGTTCAGGCAAGGCAGTGTTGAGATGCCTCTGGGACCATGGGGAGGCCTCCTCCCTCCAGTAGGTCCCCATCCAGCACTATCTTCGTTAGCATCTCCATTCAGGCTGTTTGGAATCTTCCTGTTCATCATCACCCCTCCACTCAGATGTTACCTCTACGAAGCCCTTTCCCAGACCCCATCACtatcctcctccccactctcctggAACATGTCACTGTGCTTGGAGGTGCTACATCTGTGTCCTCACCAAGCTTAGAGCCCTAGGAAGGCAGCAACCCTCTGAGTCCTCCCCTGCTTAGTAAAGAGCAGAGTAGGTACCTTTCGGCCCACATTGGTGAACAAAGTGTGCAGAGGAATGGCCAGGATTGTCTTGGTCCCTTCCATCTCCAACCCATGTTGTCCTCTGCTCAAGAAGTGCAGTGGAACCCTGGAGAGCAGGTGACTGCGTCAAAAGAGCCGCCTTGACCCACTGTGGCTCTCTATTCTGGGCAAAAGTTACTCTAGAGTTCCGAACCAGAAGAGGGGAACTTTCAGAAAGGCAGCATACtctaggaagagagaggagggcagcGGAAGAGGAGACAGGCCTTCCTAGAGCCCCACCCCCATTACTGGAGGCCTTGGGCAgaggctaggccagtggtcggcaaactccttagtcaacagagccaaatatcagcagtacaacggttgaaatttcttttgagagccaaatgttttaaacttaaacttcgaatgccacttcttcaaaatagacttgcccaggccgtggtattttgtggaagagccacactcaaggggccaaagagctgcatgtggctcgcgagccgcggtttgccgaccacggggctaggcttCTGGGAGATCTGAGGCCTCACAGTTGGGCTGGGTGATGGCTCCACAGCCCCTTGCCTTTCTGTGCCCTGTCTTCTCCTTGGCTtgccctttctcctctctggttATTTAGAGAGGATCCTCCCCAAACTTAAGGGTCTAGGCCTGCTGTATGGTTGAGGGTGTGCTCATCCCATCAGCACAGACACCACCTCTCCTAGCATTGTGTCCAGGGAAGAGTGGTAGGGAGTTtagtgggcagggtggggagtcTGGGAAACTCTGGCCTGAGAGAACAGGAGACTTACCAGGTTGCTTCCCCTGACCAGTGGTCAGACCCTGTGTGCCCTGGGGCTCTTCCATCATGTTGTCCTTGGGTGTAGCCCTAGGGCCAACAGACTGACCCTGGCCTAACATCTGGGCTGCCAATATGCAATCTTCTCGGGCTTTTCCAGGCCCTTGGCAACCCGAGTGCCTGGGACTCTAGGTGGGACAAAATGTGTCCAGAATTTCCAGCAAGACAGCAGGAGCCCAGCTGCCTATTTCCCTGTGTGACTGCTGCCAGCCTGTTATAGCCCCACCTTTTAGGTTGGGGCAGCTGAGCTGATGAACTCCTTGGGAGCATGCGATCTGTACAGCAGGATTGGGGAGTGCTGAGCACAGGTGGGGGTCTCCTAGCAGAGCTGGAGCCCAGATAAGCCACCCAGCCATCAGGACCTCTGGCAGAAGAAAGGAACAGTTACCTGGGTTTCTTGAGTGCTAGGCTGTGACCATTTCCCCTgagggtcacctcctgcccctggctgggTGCCACCTTCATTGTTCCCTGTGATAATGAGGTGGCCCTCAACTGTGTCAGAGCTACCGACAAGGTTCTGGTTCCAGATGCCTGGGCTcactctgcctcctccccaacAGCCTTGGGTGCTGCCTATGGTACCGCCAAGAGTGGCACCGGCATCGCGGCCATGTCTGTCATGCGACCAGAGCTGATCATGAAGTCCATCATCCCAGTGGTCATGGCTGGTATCATTGCCATCTATGGCCTGGTGGTGGCAGTCCTCATTGCCAACTCCCTGAATGAAGGCATCAGTCTCTACAGGTGAGTGCTGGGTTCCTCCCACCacaccagccctgccctggtTCAGGCCACTGCacagggctggagggctggggcgTGGGCTAGTGGCCTGTGCCTACCATCTTCCCCAACAGGCAGCTAATGTCTATCCTGTGTTCTCTCTCCCCCAGGAGTTTCCTACAACTGGGCGCTGGCCTGAGTGTGGGCCTCAGTGGGCTGGCAGCTGGCTTTGCCATTGGCATTGTGGGTGACGCCGGTGTGCGGGGCACTGCCCAGCAGCCCCGACTATTCGTGGGCATGATCTTGATCCTCATTTTCGCCGAGGTGCTGGGTCTCTATGGTCTCATCGTCGCCCTCATCCTCTCCACAAAGTAGCTCCTCTCTAAGCCCACCAGCCACAGGATATGATGTAAAGACCACCCCCTCCTCATTCCAGAATGAACAGCCTGATACACATGCACGGGGCagctgcccccctctgcccccaagTAGTTGGTCTTGTAAATGCGCAGTGTCCTAGTGCCCATCGTCTGTTGCCCCCACCCGCCCCGTGCCGTGGACATCTGGGCCCACTCATCATCACCCATCCAGGTCCCCCGACCAGTGAGGATGGTGGCTTCTAGCCACCCCCACCCATTTACCTGCCCTAGAGTGCTCTGTGTATAGGGATGAATTCGAGTTGTCGTTTTCACTGGatgtttatttataaagattTGACCTGTTCGCACGTCTGTGGAGCAGCCCTGCAGTCTCCCAACTATAATAATCTTtagagtgttgctttgtggggtTACCGTGTGCCCTGAGGTTTTTTTGTATGGAACCACTGTCCTCCAGCCCTAGCTGCGGGGCCATGAGCTGGGCCTGCCAGGCCCAGAGCCGTGTCCAATAAAATTCTCGGATGTGACTGGacatctgtgtgtgtgcttgtgtgggccagggggaaggggagggctgcTAATCCGTGGCGTCAGAGAGCCGTAGGGTGTGCGGTCACGTGGGCACGCTGGTCACGTGGCATGCGCTGTAGTCAGCTGAGGGTCATGTGGGTGGGGCCCCGCtccggggcaggactgggctgcGGGGTTTCCGGCGCCCGCAGCTGAGCTCGGCTCATTCGGCTCAAGATGCGCGACGGAAAGGGCGCTTCGCGGGCCCCAGTGCTCCAGTTCACCAACTGCCGCATCCTGCGGGGCCGAAGGCTGctcaggtggggggtggggggtggggccggtgggtGCGGGGCCTGGCGCTGCTGGAGTGGAGCCGGCGGGCGCAGGGTCTGGGCGTGGTGGACGCGGGCTGGGTGCAGGGTGCTGGGCCGGCGACGCgagcccccacccctctctgtCCGCAGGGAGGATCTGTGGGTGCGCGAGGGCCGCATtctggacccagagaagctcttCTTTGAGGAGCGGCTCGTAGCCGACCAGCAGCGGGACTGCGGGGGCTGCATCCTGGCGCCCGGCTTCATTGACGTGCAGATCAACGGTGCGCGTCAGGGCCTGGGGGGTGGAGGCCCAGGGGCGGAGCTCTGAGCCTCGTGCGACCTCCTCTTTTCTGTGGCCACAGGTGGATTTGGCGTTGACTTCTCTCAGGCCACAGAGGATGTGGGTTCGGGAGTAGCCCTGGTAGCCCAGAGGATCTTGTCGCACGGAGTCACCTCTTTCTGTCCCACCTTAGTCACCTCGCCACCAGAGGTTTATCACAAGGTGAGGTCAGGCGCCGGCCTCAAGCAGAGGGGGCCCGAGAAGTAGCCAGCTCCTTAATTTTCAGATAGCATCTCCTCTCCCCGCAAATGCCCCTGGGCGCTTGGGTCTGACCTTACCTGCCGACCTTCCTCCATCTGGTCCTTGGGTCCTGTCCCCTGGTCGTTCTCAAATTCATgtgtccctctgcctgctgccctgggcccGCTGTCATTTCCGGTCTGTCTGCTGCAGCTGTCCCCACAGGCCTCCACATTTGCTGCCTCAGCACCTTCACCTGTCACATGCCTTTCCCACTCTATACTCTGGCTGCCTCCAGGTCCCAGAAACTGCCTCCTGGATCAAGGCCATGGGGACTTTCCCATTGCCACATCCTTAGCCACTTCTCAGGCTTTTCCCTGGCTAACCTGCCTGTGGTATATGGTATGTGGTAAACATCCTTCCAGAGAGAAGCTCCATTGTACTCCAGCCTTTCAGCTGCTCTTGCCTACACCCCACACCCTCCCACTTTACTTCTGACCTGCAAGTCCTGCTATTCAGGTGTCTGGGATCCTTTTTCCTTTAAGAAGTTTCACTTTTCATGCAGGTTCTCCACTTTACTCTTTGCCACATTTAATTATTTGGTCtcattctctgtgtgtgtatgttttatttttcctgaggtGTTTGAGAGTAGGTTGTATAGGTCGTGCCTCTACTTCTTAACACCTAACTATTTCTTAAAAGCATGGGTATTGTGTAGGCATAATGGAGTTATTGAGTTTAggaaattgttatcttttaaactACCATCTTTGTTCCAGTTTTGTAGTATTTTTTCTTCCAGTACAGGATCCGTTCCAGGATCACTGATTGCATTGCCCTCTGTGGGGTTCCCTCCTGGGTGCGTGGAGATAGCACCAGAGCCAGGCGCTGTGGGAGGTGGATGTGGGCTCCTGACTTTATAATCTGTCAGCTGGGAGACTTGGGAGACTCcttactccttttttttctttttaaatatattttattgattttttttttttaacagagaggaagggagagggatagagagttagaaacatcgatgagagagaaacatcgatcagctgcctcctgcacacctcctattggggatgtgcccacaaccaaggtacatgcccttgaccggaatcgaacctgggacccttcagtctgcaggctgatgctctatccactgagccacaccggtcagggctccttactccttctgagcctcagtttcctcaaaccTAGTGAGAATAGTGATGGTATTCATCTTTTAGAGTTGTTGGGTGCTCAGCACTGTGCTTGGTACATATTAGGCACGAGCTAAATGTCAGCTATGGACATCGTTCTGGAAACTGATCACAGCTCTCCCATCACAGTCAGATGTTAGAAACCAAACTCATCTTCCTGTTACAGACTCGCACCTCATTCCGTGCTTTCTCTCCTGGTCATCCTGTAATTTCCCGAACCTGGAATCCTGGAAcatgctctccctcttcctcctttgtTCTTTGTCTTCCCCCTTCCCAGTCCCCACCAGGGAGACTTAGTAACTGTTACCCTAGTCTCCTGAAGAGTGTACAGGGCTCAGCACAGTACTCACACTCCTCTTCTGCCCTG is a genomic window of Eptesicus fuscus isolate TK198812 chromosome 4, DD_ASM_mEF_20220401, whole genome shotgun sequence containing:
- the ATP6V0C gene encoding V-type proton ATPase 16 kDa proteolipid subunit c — translated: MSEVKSGGPEYASFFAVMGASAAMIFSALGAAYGTAKSGTGIAAMSVMRPELIMKSIIPVVMAGIIAIYGLVVAVLIANSLNEGISLYRSFLQLGAGLSVGLSGLAAGFAIGIVGDAGVRGTAQQPRLFVGMILILIFAEVLGLYGLIVALILSTK